The Elaeis guineensis isolate ETL-2024a chromosome 14, EG11, whole genome shotgun sequence genome has a segment encoding these proteins:
- the LOC109506610 gene encoding glutaredoxin-C1, translating to MDRVNKLASQKAVVIFSKNSCCMCHTIKTLFSELGVGANIHELDEDPKGSDMEKALAKMVGRNPPVPAVFIGGNWVGPTDKIMALHLSGKLVQLLREAGAIWL from the coding sequence ATGGATCGAGTCAACAAATTAGCCTCCCAAAAGGCAGTGGTGATCTTTAGTAAGAACTCATGCTGCATGTGTCACACCATCAAGACACTCTTCTCTGAGCTTGGGGTTGGTGCAAACATTCATGAGCTAGACGAGGACCCCAAAGGGAGCGACATGGAGAAAGCATTAGCTAAGATGGTGGGCCGCAATCCTCCTGTGCCTGCAGTGTTCATCGGTGGCAATTGGGTCGGACCGACCGACAAGATCATGGCCCTTCATCTCAGTGGTAAACTGGTTCAACTGCTCCGAGAAGCAGGTGCTATCTGGCTCTAG